The DNA segment GTGGCCGCTATGTGTCCCTGCCTGATGAACGTCTGTGCGACGTGGAGTCGGTCTTCCAGGCAGGGTTGACCTTTTTTACGAGCTCTCGCAGCACTTCGTTTTCCAGTTCCTTTTCTCCCAAGGCTTTCAGCGCACGGTTGTACTTCTCTTCCATTTCGGCCAGTCGCTTCGACTCGTTCAGGCGTTCATCGATGGTCGGTACCGCATCATCGCCAAACGTCTCTTGAAACTCCTTTACCCAGTTCCGAATCGTCTTTGGGGAGACCTCATATTTCCGGGCCAGCACCCCCACCTTGATGCCAGCTAACGCCTCTTGCGCTACCTTGTACCGCACCTCTTTGAACGCATTGTTACGCTGTCTCATTTCCTCAGCCCCCTAATTTATATGGTACCTTATTTCCCTAGGTATTCTCCAACTTAATTAGGG comes from the Xylanibacillus composti genome and includes:
- a CDS encoding helix-turn-helix domain-containing protein, coding for MRQRNNAFKEVRYKVAQEALAGIKVGVLARKYEVSPKTIRNWVKEFQETFGDDAVPTIDERLNESKRLAEMEEKYNRALKALGEKELENEVLRELVKKVNPAWKTDSTSHRRSSGRDT